A region from the Benincasa hispida cultivar B227 chromosome 12, ASM972705v1, whole genome shotgun sequence genome encodes:
- the LOC120068366 gene encoding AT-hook motif nuclear-localized protein 22-like, translated as MDSHSLPPPFHTRDFHLQQHQFHNNNNNNNSEEEHSTTTTRLKRDRDDDTNNSTGDAAPGPADGEITRRPRGRPAGSKNKPKPPIIITRDSANALRTHVIEVTDGCDIVDSVATFARRRQRGVCIMSGTGTVTNVTLRQPASPGAIVNLHGRFEILSLAGSFLPPPAPPAATTLTIYLAGGQGQVVGGSVVGTLIASGPVVIMAASFSNAAYERLPLEDDDQPPLPSLQAGGGIGSPDEVGQSQTAHHQQQQQNQQQQQLLNDGNAPLFHGLPPNLLNSIQMPPSEAAYWANSRPPY; from the coding sequence ATGGATTCCCACTCCCTTCCCCCTCCTTTCCACACCCGTGATTTCCATCTCCAACAACACCAATTccataacaacaacaacaataacaactcCGAAGAAGAACACAGCACCACCACCACCCGCCTCAAACGCGACCGCGACGATGACACCAACAACTCCACCGGAGACGCCGCCCCCGGCCCCGCCGACGGAGAAATCACTCGACGCCCTAGAGGTAGGCCTGCTGGATccaaaaacaaacccaaacccCCTATCATTATCACTCGCGACAGCGCCAACGCCCTTCGTACTCACGTCATCGAAGTCACCGATGGCTGTGATATAGTCGACAGCGTCGCTACCTTCGCTCGTCGTCGCCAACGTGGGGTTTGTATTATGAGTGGTACTGGTACCGTCACCAACGTTACTCTCCGTCAACCCGCTTCCCCTGGTGCAATTGTTAACTTACATGGCCGGTTTGAGATCTTATCTCTTGCCGgctcttttcttcctcctcccGCTCCTCCCGCTGCTACTACTTTAACTATTTATCTCGCTGGCGGTCAAGGTCAAGTCGTCGGCGGTAGCGTCGTTGGTACTTTAATCGCTTCCGGTCCTGTAGTTATCATGGCTGCTTCCTTTAGTAACGCTGCTTATGAACGGCTTCCGTTGGAGGATGACGACCAGCCACCGCTTCCGTCGTTGCAAGCCGGCGGCGGAATTGGGTCTCCGGATGAAGTTGGACAGTCACAAACGGCGCATCATCAACAACAGCAACAAAATCAACAACAGCAGCAACTTCTTAACGACGGGAATGCGCCGTTATTTCACGGTTTGCCTCCGAATCTCTTGAATTCAATTCAAATGCCACCGTCTGAAGCGGCGTATTGGGCAAATTCCCGTCCTCCGTACTAA